The following nucleotide sequence is from Labeo rohita strain BAU-BD-2019 chromosome 3, IGBB_LRoh.1.0, whole genome shotgun sequence.
CTCAGCTTTAAGTATCTGAAGCCAAAAACGATAAGTGTGAAGACTGTTATGAATACTTGTAAAATGAATCACTCAACAATAAATCAGTCACCCATAAAGTCTTACATGACAATTTTTAATTGTGTACAAAAGAATATTGTTAGATTTAGATACAAAACTGGAAGATAAATGGTGTCTGATATTTCTCCAGAGCCAACAAAAAcagcttaaattaaaaaactgaaataatcagACTTAAGACATGATATTGAAATGATATGAATGAGAATCATCCTATTATTGTGTAATTCTGCTAACATTGCAAATTAAATAGTGCTTTGTTGTTATTTGCAGCTGACAAACCTGTTCTACAACAGAATTTGCCACagtttgaaacaaaaaaatccatatcCCTTGATTAAAGGCGGTGTAGCGACTCCCACGAGAGACGAGTATACCTTAAGAACAACTAGTGTGAAAAGGAAAAGCACCTAGTCTTGTTATATCCTCACCCTGAACGAGGTCGTTCTGCCTATTTACAGAGTGACTCATTCCCTTACAACACTGATTAATACCATGCTTTGTTAGTAAATTCATTTGGCAATTCACTTTTTCATCACTATCTACGAATGAAGGTGCAAAAATCACGAGCATGTCATATACAATAGCATGTGAACCTGGAGACAGACTGCCTTGTTCTGCATATACGCACAAATAGAAGTACCTTCAAAtccaaactaaaacaaaataaaaaaaagatcaaaataatCCCACAATAAAACCACACAATTTGTCCATTTTTAGTGTTAAACTACATTAGATAACTATTTACGATGACAAAGCTGGGTGTGCAAACATGTACAGTATAGCCTTTGGTTTGTATGAATACTAGCATTGCAGATACTGGACCCACTGTTTCCACGCTACCTAAAAATACTCAATTATTAAAACCACATCATGTCATCCCACATTGCTTTATCaagaagaaattaataaaaacaagctGGCTGAATATATTCTTGCCACTGATGGGAAGCAAGGTGTAGACTAGAGCAGCCATTTCAGTGCAGTCTCACTGACTAAATGAATCCCTCGAGAGAAGACAGGCTGAACAGAGCTCTGGGCTCCAATAAAATactttctgacttttctttttgAGTCAGGAACCCAATATGTGACATGCAAACGACATCGAGAGCTTCGTCAGCACGGCCTATGATCACTTATGTGGTTGTTTAAATATACGTTGTCTgtattgttgaaaaaaaatctcttttgtgGCACACAATCAGTCTGCGATCTCATACTATGgtggaaataaacaaacactgtGTTTAAATCTAAAATCGAGAGCATGATTTTACAATGCATGTGGACGAAATGCAAGAACTCCCTCTTTCCGACAGATTCACGGTTTGCTCTCATTTGATATAGCCTAGTTTCTTCTTGGAAACcaattcatacatacatactgtaaAAGCCACTAAAACACTGATGCATACAGtgccatacacacacacacacacacagacgcacgcacaaacacacgcatacacactgTGTAGACATATAAGGCACCAGGCGTGAGAGTGAGGGCTTCAGTCTCCTAGGCAACAGTGCAGAGGGGCAGTCAGAGCAGGGTGCAGGGACAGCCACCACTCTTCTGCTTCCCCGCGTGATTAGCGGGGAGCGGTGGACTCTCCGTCTCCTGAAACTTCCTGAAGAAAGACGGTAATGCGAGTTCATCACAATGCACTACATTGTCAATCTTGTAAGAGAGCTTCTCTATTCCAAATACCTTATTGCTCGCACAACCTCCATGAAGGCTTCGTCCACATTGTGGCGGTTCTTAGCTGAcgactccatatagtggatccTGTTTTCTCGGGCAAACGACATGGCCTCATCTCTCGAGATCTAGATGAAAAACACATATGAATTGGCAGTCTATTTAaggttttttattaaaaattcacTCTTTTGTGTAACACGGAAATGTTACCACTCTCTGCTGGTCAAGATCTGATTTGTTGCCAACAAGAACCATAGGAAAGTCATCTCGATCCTTCACCCGCAATATCTGAGTGTGAAATTTCTGTATTTCATCATAACtgaaacagagagaaagagacgaGTTTAGAATGACAAGTTTTTGCTCTAGGAGCACAAAAATAATACAGAGtttataaaatgtcattataattgaccctttgcaaaaaccCACCCTCCTtggttactgttgctatgtccgacataCAATGGCACTCACATTACACatgttaaaggaacactccgcttttttacaaaaaaaagaaaggctcattgtccaactcccctagagttaaacagttgagttttaccattttcaaatccattcagccgatctccgggtctggcggtagcacttttagcatagcttagcatagatgattgaatctgattagaccgatagcatctcgctcaaaaatgacctattttcctatttaaaacttgactcttctgtagttacattgtgtactaagaccgacggaaaatgaaaagttgcgattgtCTAGACTGATgcggctaggaactatactctcatctatactctcattccgccgcaataatcaaggaactttacTGCCGTACCAtaggtgcagcaggcgcaatgatattacgcagcgcctgaaagtgaccggtgTTGTGCCCAATTCTGACCCCCGCCAGATTActatactattactattacttgtatcggtaggtttagggtttggTGTGGGGGatggggttaggattaggggtggggttaggattaggcaatcagGTAACGATTTCAACGAaagggggtaataatttggcaggggtCAAAAATGGGCACAACACTGGCACtgagtttgtgtagatgcagagttgcagccggcagagttgacagctgcgtaatatcattgcgcctgctgcacccatggtactgcagtaaagttccttgattattgcGCCGGAacgagagtatagttcctagccatatcgacctagaaaatcacaacttttcatttttcatccatctttgtacatgatgtaactacagaagagtcaagttttaaataggaaaaatattgaaagtcttcggtcatttttgagtgagatgctaacggtctaatcagattcaatgatctatgctaagctatgctaaaagtgctatcTCCacacccggagatcggctgaatggattcaaaacaGGAGAAGTCGACTGTTTAACTCaagggagttggacaatgagcctattttcaaaaaaaaaaaagtggagtgttcctttaacacagtgggggaaaaaacaaaaaacaaaacaaaacaaaaaaaaagcagagcaaagaggaaactgacaacacaccgacagacaagacagagcaggtttcttctggtatgaaacaaggtctcagctttaaaatgtttcattttatgaaaaactgaaacagttttgtggctctttaatgtgttgtgacagatcactgtattgccttattagatcaatcgACACGTGAATCGATCgttttttcttcttcacttaAAACacgaaaaaacatgaatgaacatcagtttcgtaaaaggtttagactagtcttaaaagttagtcatctaatttttttcttcaagactggtcaaaatgtttaaaatttggtTTCATAAAAACTTGAATCCAAAATATATGACTTATTACCCCTTagttaactgctagttggtcaaactagttcttaagacactgtcctaacatagaggctaagtttatgcaactggccccagaacgtattttatttcaaccacagaaagacataaatagacaccatttttcaagctgaagtccaccaaagttaatttactctcctgtctgatttgtttgtcggacagaatGCCGTATTTTGCgctatgattggtcagatcgcctgtcaatcaaactgttcGCGAAGCATAAATTGGAATCACCTTCAACAGTAGCctgtacatttaaatgacaacagacaaaaattaaaataaaaaaactcttCTATGAGTGTTATCATTGCTAACAAAACATAACTGAAATTACGTGAAATATTTTCCTGAGCTGAAATAAAAGTGACTAGATAATTAGGAAAACCTACTAGGAAAAAGTGACTactctaaaactaaaataaatggcaagttaaatgtaaacaaattagTTCGAGTTTAAGGTTTGAACACAtggtatattatatatatggttttttaataaaacaatgtcaCTTAACAGCAGTAAGACTAGACTGTGCTaagatttttaacatcattaaatatttcttaattataCTAGTTAACACATTATATCAGtcctaaaatacaaaaaaattaaattaaaataatgaaacataaaactaaatctaaactgaactgaagaaaaatctatatattCAAAATCTTCTTAAAGGTCCACTGCAGTGCACTAAAACACGCAGCATTATTCTACGCGTTAGGGTAATTTTGACTGATTTATGAGGACAAAACAACACTactgactattttttttaaaagggggCGGCACTGTATAATCGGTCccgcctcttttttttttttaaatagccaatcgTGTTTTGTTTATCACAGCTTGGCCAAGAGCAGTTGAGCTCAGTAAAGCCACATTTGACAGCGTATGGaagccacaatctcatccatatcgctataaaatacagcattctgtgtagaattcaaatgtgcCTGCTGTGTTCCGTGATCTATGCGATTCACACACGATCCGCTCCGTGCTATCACGTCTCTAAAAGGGAGCAGACTGTGTGCGTGCTGCAGCGGTTCATGTGACAGCGTGAAACCAGACTTTTTTCACACcaatgaaaatcatatttagctTCACTGTCTGTTTATAGTGTAGAGGGCGAGACTcttcggattctagagagcaattgattggacagaaagtttgatgagaagctgaagtgcagggtgatgtcatcaaaattgtAGAATGCTTCAAGTTTTGAATTCTTGCAtcttgtaaatgtgaattttgtctCGCTAAGgctatatttatacatatttcttCTATAAGCCAAACTTCAAGTTTAATTTCTTGGGGACTTTAACTCCAGATTGCCATTTACacctataaaaatatttaggtaGACAATCTGGAAAACAGCTGTCACATCTGTAAGAAACCAGTTAAGTTATTGAGGTTCACCTGATGATGTGAGCACTCATAGCACTCTTATTCTCATCATAAACACATTCtgtggttttcttttttaacacacacacagccacaaacACACTCTCTGTTCTCGTCACACAGAAAGGTTAGGAACTATCTATTCCCCTTCCCCTCTCACACACAGAGACAAACATACTCTGGAAAACACCTACCTGCCACTATCATTAAGAGCAAACACCAATAAGAAACCCTCTCCGGAGCGCATGTACTGCTCTCTCATCGCTCCGAACTCCTCTTGTCCTGCTGTGTCAAGGACTGACGGACAGGCAAacgacacaaaaacacaaatgaatagAGGGGGATATGCAAGACGAGCTCATACAAACATTTTGTGTACCCGAATGCAATTCATAACTGACTGACACAAAAACTTGCTTTAAAAAACTTTGCTTTAAGCACAGCTGGCATGATGTGGTACTGACAGCAAGTCAAAACAAAACCTGGGCAGGAACCTGTAGTCAGCAATGAATCATACTGATGCAACTCTGACCAAAATCTCCCTTCTGAGGGAACCTGTGGAGCTTTTTTAACACTCATTCCTTCCTATAAAGAGCACATTAATTCCAACATACTGTCTAATCTTGTCTCCTTTCCATCCACGTTGCAGTTTTTAGTGTACGAGTCTTCAATGGTCGGGTCATAGTCAGACACGAAGTATGACTgcgaaagaaaacaaagaaaacattttggttGTTCACCAACTCCTCAGCAAGGGCTTTAACATGAAGGAACATGCAGAGGAAAGCCCACTGCACTCTGAACTTAACACAGCTCTTACAACACACCCACAGTAACACTTACCGCAAGACTTGCGCCATAAATTCATCTTAATTTAACACAAAAGTCCTCGAAAACACACTTACCTGAATGAACTGAATAGTGAGGGCGCTTTTCCCCACACCTCCACCGCCCACGACCACCAACTTatatctttcttcagttgacATGGTCCTACTCCTGCAAATATG
It contains:
- the rras gene encoding ras-related protein R-Ras, which translates into the protein MSTEERYKLVVVGGGGVGKSALTIQFIQSYFVSDYDPTIEDSYTKNCNVDGKETRLDILDTAGQEEFGAMREQYMRSGEGFLLVFALNDSGSYDEIQKFHTQILRVKDRDDFPMVLVGNKSDLDQQRVISRDEAMSFARENRIHYMESSAKNRHNVDEAFMEVVRAIRKFQETESPPLPANHAGKQKSGGCPCTLL